The Bradysia coprophila strain Holo2 unplaced genomic scaffold, BU_Bcop_v1 contig_151, whole genome shotgun sequence genome contains a region encoding:
- the LOC119074613 gene encoding DNA-directed RNA polymerase II subunit RPB1-like has product MNIIFCVLLVAHTIIAEETNKKINLEDIERDNLISERRSQGKEVLEGQHTQHLRPPSIHASTNYEIRHGNDAVSTSDITYSHQSPSENHYATHQQNEVQYVTVEPQAVQYQEDKEYESQPQQSPPTQYRPVHEEGRTYSAPARHSLVSPIIPTPSATPSPYLAQQPQYVYVQAGQSPNQPSSSNYDHQSQGGIRYAQGVQYAQQEESANAAYGQVSQTETEQSDNGVSYVPQQYIQYVPYVSQGPDQQTFIMMVPLRNAHTYVQSPSVPSYTPQSTYSIQKPQQTPTVTYTHSAPAEENAPLAAPHSTIAPSVPSQLHYSVPSYSSYHQPAQPAHSIQYTPHQVQIQQSIEYPSRHEYYHAPKIVSLHSAPQYQSHFQPSYQYGSPQLDFFGAYNKQHSSLLDSYIPSSVILDRQRAYLQKNQLYHQPASPSLNHIPTALNGHSLNGYNTIAYSTPLGYSYNHLKRSPSLPASTKLKVKGHKATKLTKVPTKV; this is encoded by the exons aacatCATCTTCTGTGTGCTACTTGTAGCACATACCATCATCGCCGAAGagaccaacaaaaaaatcaatttagaaGACATCGAAAGAGATAATCTGATTAGCGAGCGACGATCGCAAGGCAAAGAAGTGCTCGAAGGACAACATACACAGCATTTACGACCGCCCAGTATACACGCTTCAACTAATTACGAG ATAAGACACGGAAACGATGCGGTCTCAACAAGTGATATAACTTACTCCCATCAAAGTCCATCTGAAAATCACTATGCAACGCATCAACAAAATGAAGTTCAATACGTCACCGTAGAACCGCAAGCGGTCCAATATCAAGAGGACAAAG AGTATGAATCTCAGCCACAGCAGTCTCCACCAACACAATACAGGCCAGTTCATGAAGAAGGGCGAACTTATTCGGCTCCCGCACGTCACTCTTTGGTATCTCCAATAATACCTACACCAAGTGCAACTCCTTCTCCGTATCTAGCCCAGCAACCGCAATACGTTTATGTTCAGGCTGGTCAGTCGCCCAACCAACCGTCGAGCAGCAACTATGACCATCAGTCACAAGGTGGAATACGTTATGCACAAGGTGTCCAATACGCTCAGCAGGAAGAATCTGCTAATGCCGCTTATGGACAAGTGTCACAAACAGAGACAGAGCAATCGGATAATGGTGTATCATACGTACCACAACAGTACATTCAATATGTTCCGTATGTTAGCCAAGGACC CGATCAACAAACGTTCATTATGATGGTGCCTCTAAGAAATGCACACACTTACGTTCAATCACCGTCTGTACCATCATACACCCCACAGAGCACGTATTCGATTCAGAAACCACAACAAACTCCAACCGTCACCTACACACACTCAGCCCCTGCCGAAGAAAATGCTCCACTTGCAGCTCCACATTCGACAATTGCACCGTCAGTACCGTCCCAACTACATTATTCGGTTCCATCATACTCCTCCTACCATCAACCAGCACAGCCAGCTCATTCTATCCAATACACACCGCATCAAGTTCAAATCCAACAATCCATTGAATATCCCTCCCGACACGAATACTATCATGCACCGAAGATTGTTTCACTGCACAGTGCACCACAGTATCAATCGCACTTCCAACCATCCTATCAGTACGGATCTCCGCAATTGGATTTCTTCGGCGCATACAACAAGCAGCACTCCAGTTTACTCGACTCGTACATCCCAAGTTCGGTCATTTTGGATAGACAGCGAGCCTACTTACAAAAGAATCAGTTGTATCATCAACCGGCATCGCCGTCACTGAATCACATTCCAACAGCGTTGAATGGACACAGTTTGAATGGTTATAATACGATTGCCTATTCGACGCCCCTGGGGTACAGTTACAATCATTTGAAACGGTCTCCCAGTCTACCCGCGTCGACGAAACTAAAGGTGAAAGGTCATAAAGCAACGAAATTGACTAAAGTCCCGACGAAAGTTTAA